A window of the Bradyrhizobium ottawaense genome harbors these coding sequences:
- a CDS encoding DUF1800 domain-containing protein: MARDSQAALVALNRFGFGARGGASGDFVNAASDPRGFVKAELLRPSGELLEVPGLQSTPALGKAVFDYQFEIQQARDAAAKAAPAAGTEAPAQPPSPDAKSQRRNLSLSSIAMDITAKEPQAKESQARAGDGANVTMADPSGKSAETMQPNAPKPPPQQLNIIQKTFRTEALARLQRATMADCGFAERLVVFWSNHFCISAGKGGLARMWAGSFEREAIRPHVLGRFADMLKAVEQHPAMLFFLDNQQSLGPDSRAGQNRNRGLNENLAREIMELHTLGVGGGYSQDDVTSLARIITGWTYAGRLGQLGTSGTFVFNANAHQPGAQRVMGKIYEANGVAQGEAVLADIARHPSTAKFIATKLARHFVADDPPPALVARLTDVFVKSDGDLKALATALVDSDEAWQAPLTKMRSPYEFLVASGRLLAQIPGDPARYLGALNVLGQPLWAPAGPNGFPDSNAAWAAPEGMKLRLDISAQIASRLADGIDPRALLELAAADAASEETRRTIERAESRQQALALLLMSPEFQRR; this comes from the coding sequence ATGGCCCGCGATTCGCAAGCAGCCCTCGTTGCGCTCAATCGCTTCGGCTTCGGTGCGCGGGGCGGGGCCTCCGGCGATTTCGTCAACGCCGCATCCGATCCGCGCGGCTTCGTCAAGGCCGAGCTTCTCCGTCCCAGCGGGGAGTTGCTCGAAGTTCCCGGATTGCAGTCGACGCCGGCGCTCGGCAAGGCGGTGTTCGACTATCAGTTCGAGATCCAGCAGGCCCGTGACGCCGCCGCCAAGGCAGCACCCGCCGCTGGGACCGAAGCGCCTGCGCAACCGCCGTCGCCGGATGCGAAATCGCAACGGCGAAACCTGTCGCTCAGCAGCATCGCCATGGACATCACGGCAAAGGAGCCGCAGGCCAAAGAATCGCAGGCAAGGGCTGGCGACGGCGCCAATGTGACGATGGCCGATCCTTCAGGTAAGTCTGCCGAGACCATGCAGCCCAATGCGCCAAAACCGCCGCCGCAACAGCTCAACATCATCCAGAAGACGTTTCGCACCGAGGCGCTGGCGCGGCTGCAGCGCGCCACCATGGCCGATTGCGGATTCGCCGAGCGGCTGGTGGTGTTCTGGTCCAATCACTTCTGCATCTCCGCCGGTAAAGGAGGCTTGGCGCGAATGTGGGCGGGCTCGTTCGAGCGCGAGGCGATCCGTCCCCATGTGCTCGGCCGCTTCGCCGACATGTTGAAGGCGGTCGAGCAGCATCCGGCGATGCTGTTCTTTCTCGATAACCAGCAGTCGCTCGGCCCGGACTCCCGCGCCGGGCAGAACCGCAACCGCGGCCTGAACGAAAATCTCGCCCGCGAGATCATGGAACTGCATACGCTCGGCGTCGGCGGCGGCTATTCGCAGGACGACGTGACCTCGCTGGCGCGCATCATCACCGGCTGGACCTATGCGGGACGGCTGGGCCAGCTCGGTACGTCCGGCACCTTCGTGTTCAACGCCAATGCGCATCAGCCCGGCGCGCAGCGCGTGATGGGCAAGATCTATGAAGCCAACGGCGTGGCGCAGGGCGAGGCGGTGCTGGCTGATATCGCGCGGCACCCGTCGACCGCGAAATTCATCGCCACCAAACTGGCGCGGCACTTCGTGGCCGACGATCCGCCGCCTGCGCTGGTGGCGCGGCTGACGGACGTCTTCGTCAAGTCCGACGGCGATCTCAAGGCGCTGGCGACGGCGCTGGTGGATTCCGACGAAGCCTGGCAGGCGCCGCTGACCAAGATGCGCTCGCCTTACGAATTCCTGGTCGCCAGCGGCCGGCTGCTGGCACAAATTCCCGGCGATCCCGCCCGCTATCTCGGCGCCCTCAATGTGCTGGGGCAGCCGCTATGGGCGCCCGCCGGGCCGAACGGCTTTCCCGACAGCAACGCGGCATGGGCCGCACCCGAGGGCATGAAGCTGCGGCTCGATATCTCGGCGCAGATCGCCTCGCGGCTGGCCGACGGCATCGATCCCCGCGCGCTGCTCGAACTCGCCGCCGCGGACGCAGCCTCCGAGGAGACGCGGCGAACCATCGAGCGCGCGGAATCGCGGCAGCAGGCGCTGGCGCTGTTATTGATGTCGCCGGAATTCCAGAGGAGATGA
- a CDS encoding cysteine-rich CWC family protein: protein MTNRSEIQPARRLACAGCGAEFGCNLSGPCWCMDEAYRLPMPSDGGDCLCPDCLRKAATRAAEAAST from the coding sequence ATGACAAATCGGTCAGAAATCCAGCCCGCACGCCGCCTCGCCTGCGCCGGCTGCGGCGCCGAGTTCGGCTGCAACCTGTCGGGACCGTGCTGGTGCATGGACGAAGCCTACCGGCTGCCGATGCCGTCGGACGGCGGCGATTGTCTCTGCCCGGATTGCCTGCGCAAGGCGGCCACGCGCGCCGCAGAAGCGGCATCAACATGA
- a CDS encoding HAD family hydrolase, translated as MTATWNVSAVLLDMDGTLLDTERVYFDSLVATLHAHGYTDDVVTLCHAMVGLPGPECEAMLHARYGDNFPLADINKAFIARRDETFEAGLPLKRGAVELLDGLQAAEYPMAIVTSSSRRTADAHLRLAGIHDRFHAILTRDDVVKGKPSPELYLLAASRFGAKPESCVAVEDSNHGVTAALAAGAITIMVPDMVPPTDASRANCAAVVPDLGAVLDMLRTRCRLERR; from the coding sequence ATGACCGCTACATGGAACGTCAGTGCCGTCCTGCTCGACATGGACGGCACGCTGCTCGACACCGAACGGGTCTATTTCGACAGCCTGGTCGCGACGCTCCATGCACATGGCTATACCGACGACGTCGTCACGCTCTGCCATGCGATGGTCGGTCTGCCGGGGCCGGAATGCGAGGCCATGCTGCACGCGCGCTACGGCGACAACTTTCCGCTCGCCGACATCAACAAGGCGTTCATCGCAAGGCGGGATGAGACCTTCGAAGCCGGACTGCCGTTGAAGCGAGGTGCGGTCGAACTGCTCGACGGGCTGCAGGCGGCCGAATATCCGATGGCGATCGTCACCTCCTCGTCGCGGCGGACGGCGGACGCGCATTTGCGGCTGGCCGGCATCCACGACCGTTTTCATGCGATCCTGACCCGCGACGACGTCGTCAAGGGCAAGCCGAGCCCCGAACTCTATCTGCTGGCGGCATCACGATTTGGCGCAAAGCCTGAATCCTGCGTGGCGGTGGAGGATTCCAACCACGGCGTCACCGCGGCGCTCGCCGCCGGCGCGATCACGATCATGGTGCCCGACATGGTGCCGCCGACGGACGCCTCGCGCGCGAACTGCGCGGCTGTGGTGCCCGACCTCGGCGCGGTGCTCGACATGCTGCGAACAAGGTGCCGGCTCGAGCGGCGTTAG
- a CDS encoding peptidoglycan-binding domain-containing protein, with translation MRVSILALFVLGILVSANVAKAGPSTTDRDLQASADPAIFADEATQETEDQIGLDKARRRDVQRRMTRLGFDTKINGKFDDRTRAVIARWQAARGYPKTGYLNTLQHQALLTESVSVANASIVDSDKSDGDRPARRHGGGGAHHHRGGGGPGGLIGGVVGGLFGRR, from the coding sequence ATGCGTGTCTCGATCCTCGCACTTTTTGTCCTCGGAATTCTCGTCAGCGCAAATGTTGCCAAAGCCGGTCCGAGTACGACCGACCGCGACCTGCAGGCATCCGCCGATCCGGCGATCTTTGCTGACGAAGCAACTCAGGAAACCGAAGATCAGATCGGCCTCGACAAGGCAAGGCGTCGCGACGTGCAGCGCCGAATGACCCGCCTCGGCTTCGACACCAAGATCAACGGAAAGTTCGACGATCGGACCCGCGCCGTTATCGCGCGCTGGCAGGCGGCACGAGGCTATCCCAAGACCGGCTACCTCAACACGCTGCAGCATCAGGCGCTACTGACCGAGTCCGTCTCGGTGGCGAACGCCAGCATCGTTGACAGCGACAAATCCGATGGCGACCGTCCGGCCCGTCGTCACGGCGGAGGTGGGGCTCACCACCACCGCGGCGGTGGCGGTCCAGGTGGGCTGATTGGCGGCGTGGTGGGTGGACTGTTCGGGCGCAGGTGA
- a CDS encoding TetR/AcrR family transcriptional regulator gives MARSAIPTRERIISAASALFYNDGIRGVSVNAVAAKAGITKRTLYYHFRSKDDLVAAYLAGRDQPNLALFKQWFAEKDDGLPAQVERIFRNLARAARHPKWKGCGFLRTSAELANLPGHPAIRIGAAHKKKFEEWLRATFSAAGIAEASKLSRQILLLLDGSFAVVLLHRDPSYMETAGEAARSLTAAALPARAKSSARRGR, from the coding sequence ATGGCACGATCGGCAATTCCGACACGCGAGCGCATCATCTCGGCGGCGAGTGCGCTGTTCTATAATGACGGCATCAGGGGCGTCAGCGTCAACGCGGTGGCGGCGAAGGCCGGCATCACCAAGCGCACGCTGTATTATCATTTCAGGAGCAAGGACGATCTGGTGGCGGCCTATCTCGCCGGCCGCGATCAGCCCAATCTCGCATTGTTCAAGCAATGGTTCGCCGAGAAGGACGATGGGTTGCCGGCCCAGGTCGAGCGAATCTTTCGCAACCTGGCCCGCGCGGCGCGGCATCCGAAATGGAAGGGCTGCGGCTTCCTGCGCACCTCGGCCGAACTCGCCAACCTGCCCGGACATCCCGCGATCAGGATCGGCGCCGCCCACAAGAAGAAGTTCGAGGAGTGGCTGCGCGCGACGTTCTCGGCGGCCGGAATTGCCGAGGCGTCAAAACTGTCGCGCCAGATCCTGCTGCTGCTCGACGGCTCCTTCGCCGTCGTCCTGCTGCACCGTGATCCCAGCTACATGGAAACCGCCGGCGAGGCCGCGCGATCATTGACGGCGGCAGCACTTCCGGCGCGTGCGAAATCCTCGGCGAGGCGGGGGCGCTAG
- a CDS encoding crotonase/enoyl-CoA hydratase family protein: protein MSDTILLEIKDGIALITLNRPDKLNALNYELIDRLMAAVDQIEVETSARVVVLTGAGERAFSAGADIHEFSGSVREGATIAVRDFVRRGQAMTARLEAFKKPVIAAVNGLAFGGGCEITEAVHLAIASERASFAKPEINLGMPPTFGGTQRLPRLAGRKRALEMLLTGAPFSPARALEIGLVNRVVPHEELLPAARELAGRIMRHSPLAVGSILTAVTRGLNMAIGEGLQAESEQFAAMVPTGDLTEGLAAWRERRSPNYTGR, encoded by the coding sequence ATGTCCGACACCATATTGCTCGAAATCAAGGACGGGATTGCGCTGATCACGCTCAACCGGCCAGACAAGCTCAACGCACTCAATTACGAACTGATCGACCGCCTGATGGCCGCGGTGGATCAGATCGAAGTCGAAACCAGTGCGCGCGTCGTGGTGCTCACGGGCGCCGGCGAACGCGCGTTTTCCGCCGGCGCCGACATCCACGAATTTTCCGGTAGTGTTCGCGAGGGCGCCACTATCGCGGTGCGCGACTTCGTCCGACGCGGACAGGCCATGACCGCACGGCTGGAAGCGTTCAAAAAGCCGGTCATTGCCGCGGTCAACGGACTGGCGTTCGGCGGCGGCTGCGAGATCACCGAAGCCGTCCATCTCGCCATCGCCAGCGAGCGCGCCTCCTTTGCCAAGCCCGAAATCAATCTCGGCATGCCGCCGACGTTCGGCGGCACCCAGCGGCTGCCGCGGCTGGCCGGGCGCAAACGCGCGCTGGAAATGTTGTTGACCGGCGCCCCCTTCTCGCCGGCCCGTGCGCTCGAAATCGGACTCGTCAACAGAGTGGTGCCGCACGAGGAATTATTGCCGGCGGCGCGCGAACTCGCCGGACGCATCATGCGGCACTCGCCGCTTGCGGTCGGCAGCATCCTCACCGCGGTGACCCGCGGATTGAACATGGCCATCGGCGAAGGCCTGCAGGCCGAAAGCGAGCAGTTCGCCGCGATGGTGCCGACCGGCGACCTCACCGAGGGCCTCGCCGCGTGGCGAGAGCGACGGTCGCCGAACTATACCGGCCGCTGA
- a CDS encoding glutathione S-transferase family protein — protein sequence MSLKLFELVGSDAGRPFSPFCWRTRMALAHKGLSAETIPWCFTEKEAIAPHKSDKVPVLLDGETSVVDSWAIANYLEDSYPDRPSLFGGEGGRAIARMLNWWGDLSIVGGIFPLIIADIPLNLKPVDAAYFRKSREARFGRPLEEIMAGRDKAVEGFRKSLDPLRLTLKTQTFLGGAAPNYADYIVFGPFQWARVVSPFRLLAEDDPVHAWRERLFDAFDGMARKSPGYPA from the coding sequence ATGTCACTCAAACTCTTCGAACTCGTTGGATCAGACGCCGGCCGCCCGTTCAGCCCGTTCTGCTGGCGGACGCGGATGGCGCTGGCGCATAAGGGGCTGTCGGCGGAAACGATACCGTGGTGTTTTACCGAGAAGGAAGCGATCGCGCCGCACAAGTCCGACAAGGTGCCGGTGCTGCTCGACGGCGAAACGTCGGTGGTCGATTCCTGGGCGATCGCGAATTATCTGGAAGACAGCTATCCGGACCGGCCGTCGCTGTTTGGCGGTGAGGGCGGCCGCGCCATCGCGCGGATGCTGAACTGGTGGGGCGATCTGAGCATCGTTGGCGGCATCTTTCCGCTGATCATTGCCGATATTCCGCTGAATCTGAAGCCGGTCGACGCGGCCTATTTCCGCAAAAGCCGCGAAGCGCGCTTCGGCAGGCCGCTGGAAGAAATCATGGCGGGCCGCGACAAGGCGGTCGAAGGCTTTCGCAAATCGCTCGACCCGCTGCGGCTGACCTTGAAGACGCAAACGTTTCTCGGCGGCGCCGCGCCGAACTACGCCGACTATATCGTGTTCGGGCCGTTCCAGTGGGCGCGCGTGGTGTCGCCATTCAGACTGCTGGCCGAAGACGATCCGGTCCACGCCTGGCGCGAGCGGCTGTTCGATGCGTTCGACGGGATGGCGCGGAAGTCGCCGGGCTATCCGGCATAA
- a CDS encoding glutathione binding-like protein translates to MIDLHYWSTPNGHKITIFLEEAGLEYKIFPVVIGKGDQFKPEFLAIAPNNRIPAMVDHAPKGGGKPISIFESGAMLLYLAEKTGKFLPADLYGRYDAIQWTFWQMGGLGPMAGQNHHFRNYAVEKLPYAIDRYVNETNRLYGVLNKRLADREFIAGDYSIADMASYPWIVPYKNQGQNIDDFPHLKRWMETIGARPATERAYAKAKEVNPNFGQPAIRTEEERKLLFGQTAAVVK, encoded by the coding sequence ATGATTGATCTCCATTACTGGTCCACGCCGAACGGCCACAAGATAACGATCTTCCTCGAAGAGGCCGGCCTGGAGTACAAGATTTTCCCGGTCGTCATCGGCAAGGGCGATCAGTTCAAGCCGGAGTTTCTGGCGATCGCGCCGAACAACCGGATCCCGGCGATGGTCGATCACGCGCCGAAGGGCGGCGGCAAACCGATCTCGATCTTCGAGTCCGGGGCGATGCTGCTGTACCTAGCGGAGAAGACCGGAAAATTCCTCCCCGCCGACCTCTACGGCCGCTACGACGCGATCCAGTGGACGTTCTGGCAGATGGGCGGGCTCGGCCCGATGGCCGGGCAGAACCACCACTTCCGCAATTACGCCGTGGAAAAGCTGCCTTACGCCATCGACCGCTATGTCAATGAGACCAACCGGCTCTATGGCGTGCTCAACAAGCGGCTCGCCGACCGCGAATTCATCGCCGGCGATTATTCGATCGCTGATATGGCGAGCTATCCCTGGATCGTTCCCTACAAGAACCAGGGCCAGAACATCGACGACTTCCCGCATCTCAAGCGCTGGATGGAAACCATCGGCGCCCGCCCTGCGACGGAGCGCGCCTATGCCAAGGCGAAAGAGGTCAACCCGAATTTCGGCCAGCCCGCGATCCGCACCGAGGAAGAGCGCAAGCTGCTGTTCGGGCAAACCGCAGCGGTGGTGAAGTGA